Part of the Prevotella communis genome is shown below.
GGAAAGTTCTTCGAGGAAGAGGGTAACTAAAAGAAAGGAGCGGCTGCACTATTAGTGGCCGCTCCAACTTCTTCTAAACGTAACCGATTCCTTTAGCTCTTCGTCTGCTTTCCCTGAGACGTTCGATATCTTGGGCAGTAGTCTCTTCTGAAACCAACAGGCCTGGCGGTGTGAGGTCGCCGAACTTCGTCTCAAAGAAATCACAACCTGCTTCATTGTTCGAACAGATGAATGAGCGGTATTTTGTGCCGTTGGACGATACTCCGTCCTTAACGGCGACCATCTTTCCTTCCAGACATTTCGGACATAGGTGGGAACCAACCTCGAGTTTTACTAGGAATTCAGAAATGAAAGGAGAAGGCTTTCGCTCGTCATAAAGAACATACATTCGCTTCTTGGCGCGAGTCATGGCCACGTAGAACAGACGTCGCTCTTCAGCGAATGGATATTGTTCGCTTCGACTTAGAACGAAATCAAGAATTGGGTCGTCCTCAATGAGAGAGGGGAATCCGTAGGCACCCTGATTGCAATTGATAAGTATGACATGGTCAGCTTCCAGTCCCTTTGCAGAATGGACGGATAGGAAGAATACCTCACGACCAGCAATCTTGATTTTGATACGATTATCAGAATGATCAATCTTTCCTGTGAATCCGACTGACATTGCATCATAATTGTATCGACCCATCAGAAGAACACTATCATCTTTAGGAAGACTGGCAATGATTTCCTCTACTTTCTCCTTAACACCATTGTCTTCTGAGGAGCATTTGGCGAAGTTCAGGTAAGTCTTCATCGAGTCGCCCTCAGGAGTCTTTATCGTCTTCTTCTTTTGTGCAGGGTTCTTCATAACGAACTCAGAGGAGCGGGCAATCATTGGCTGATGGAAACGATAGGTAGTCTCAATCTTACAAACCTCAGTATAACCGAAGAACTTCTCAAAGTCATAGAACAGCGCCATGTCACTTCCTGCGAAACGGAAGATAGACTGCCAGTCGTCACCGACACAGTAGAGCTTGGTCTTGGGATGCTCAGATCTGAGGGCTTGAAGCAGCTTATAGCGGTCAACGGATATATCCTGGAACTCGTCGACAAGGATATAGTCGTATTGCTTCCAGAGTCCTTCACGACAAATGGAAGTAGCCTGTATGATGGCATCAGTAAAGTCAATCTCGAAATTGCGCTTTAGCTCTTTCTCGTAATTCTCATAGAAGGGCTTGACTATATGGTAAAGTACATAATAGTTGCGCTTCTTTTCGAGTGACTGCATTTTTCCCTCTCTGGGCGTAACCGTCTCAAGCAGACCTTCAATCGTCTTTTCATTAGCCTTCATCAAGGTAACGAATGACAGAAGAAGCGTGAAGACTGTCTTCTCCAATTGGCGGTTGCGCTTGACAAGCATATCATATAGCTCCTTATCAGTACGACGCTTGATGGGAACACCATATCGAACCAACTGGTCTTCCAGCTTTTTCTCAATGGTACCATCATGGAAATCCGCACTTGTCGTCTCTAAAAGGATTGTTCCGTTCATCCTATGAGTCATGCGTTTCCATTCAATACCATCAATATACCGCTTGTTTGCGGCTCTCCAACCACCTTTTGTTCCTTCTCCGAACCATCTTGGAACCTGACCGTAGAAATCAATTGCGAAATGCTCTAGATAGATACGCTGCCATTGACCTTGACCGTCTTTGAAGTAGATGGTGAAATCCGGCTTGTACTGGCGACGTTCGGGAGTCCTGGTGTTGATTGGATAAGCACATTCATAACGGAAGAGAACACCTAACTTCGTAAGGATGGAACAAAGGCGCTTTTCCTCCTCGCTTCTGGTAAAGATGATTTTACCGTCGACATCAGGGAACAAGGCCTGAATACCATATTTCTTGCGGTCTTCGAAATAGGTAAAAGCATCGGTGTAGTCATGCTCCAGCTTCATTAAAGACTGGAGATTGATAATATAATTGTCAACGGCTTTAAGGAAGTAGTCGTCTTCAAGAATCAGCTTCCTGAAAATATTGAGAGGCACGTCCGCATCACATATTGATGGAGCCATTCCTGTAGTATCAGCAATGATACGATATGCCAGACTGTGAAATGTGCCACTGCTGATACCGTCGATTTTCATACGCTCAGCCAGCTCATTTGCAGCTTTCTTGGTATATGTCAGAAGCAGAATCTTTGAAGGGTCGATATTCTGTTTCTCAACCAGATACTTAGCCTTGCCGACGATGGTAGAGGTCTTTCCACTACCGGCACTGGCAATAACTAGGCAGTTGTCCTCGAGCTTCACGATGGAGTCACGCTGCTGCGGGTCGAGTGGATACTTACCCAGAACATGGTCAAAATACAATCTGTTCGAGTTTAATTCGCGTTCGACAAAATCCTGATTATGCTTGGTACGCTCTAATTCTATTGTAGAATAGAGTGCGGGTAAAGTTTTTGTTGATTCATCCGTAACATAATCAACGTATTTTGGAAGAACAAGGTCAATCTTTTCTTTTTCTCGTTCATACAGTCTTTGCCATTCCTCCATTTCAGAATAAGTGAAATATCGGGATGGGTTAAACAAAGCCTGATAAGAATCAGTCAACTTTGTCGATATCCCCTTCAAATATTCTATTGCATCTATGATGCTATTATTCTCGGACTTTTTCTCTTGAAGGTCTGTTATATAGTCCTTGAATTTAGAAATACCTGATTCAATGAAAACAAATTCATCAAAGTATTTGTGACCTTCAAGGACGGTAATTTCAGATAGGAGATTCTGATGCTTTGCGTTCAATAAGGCTAACTCTTCCTCCTCAACCCTATGAGTAGGGAGGAAGAATGTTTCCAATTCATTTAATGCTTCGGAAATTCTGCCGCTAAGAGCATCAACTGAATTTCTGAAATCAGCTTTTCCTTTCTTTATGACAATCCATCTTGTCACAAAGAAAGCGAGGGCAATTCCTATAACTATCAGTATAGGAATCGAATAGCCCGAGATACGATCCAGTATAGCTTGACCAGAATCGGCATAACAAGATGCCGATGTCATTACCAGACAAGGTAAAAGTGTGTATTTCTTAAAACTTTTCAACTCTTCAGTTACTATAGATTATTATTCGCTTACATGAACATTCAGAGCGTAAACCCTTGCAGCATCCTTCATGATATCGTAATGATCAAAAGCCAAGTGCGGTATATCTGTAAGCGGGAACCATTCAGCTTTGGCTGCGTCGTCCTGCCCTTTAACTTCCGCTGGTGACTCGATGATGGCGAGGTATGCAACAGTTATGGTTCGTCCTCTTGGGTCACGGTCTACCTTAGAGTAAGCACCAATCTGACGAACGGTGGTCACTTTCAGGCCAGTCTCTTCCTCCAACTCTCGAATTGCGCATTGCTCTGTCGTCTCATCCATATTCATGAATCCGCCAGGGAATGCCCATGCACCTTTGTAAGGGTCGGCACCTCTCTGAATCAGCAGCACCTTTGGGAGTGGTTCGTTAGTCATTACCACACAGTCAGCTGTGACTGCAGGACGTGGGTATTTGTAGGTATATTCCATTATCGTTTCTTTTTATTATTGGGTATGAACATTCCACCGAAGAAGAACACGATGAATAAGGCTGCAAGGAATCCCATCCATCCTCCGAATATTGTTCCAAAGGCTATCAAGAACAGGGCTAATCCTATCAGTATCCAGTCGTATAAATCGAGCTTCTTCATGGTTTACTTTTCTTTAATAGATTCGTAAAACTGAGCTATAACCTCCTTCA
Proteins encoded:
- a CDS encoding UvrD-helicase domain-containing protein: MYFDHVLGKYPLDPQQRDSIVKLEDNCLVIASAGSGKTSTIVGKAKYLVEKQNIDPSKILLLTYTKKAANELAERMKIDGISSGTFHSLAYRIIADTTGMAPSICDADVPLNIFRKLILEDDYFLKAVDNYIINLQSLMKLEHDYTDAFTYFEDRKKYGIQALFPDVDGKIIFTRSEEEKRLCSILTKLGVLFRYECAYPINTRTPERRQYKPDFTIYFKDGQGQWQRIYLEHFAIDFYGQVPRWFGEGTKGGWRAANKRYIDGIEWKRMTHRMNGTILLETTSADFHDGTIEKKLEDQLVRYGVPIKRRTDKELYDMLVKRNRQLEKTVFTLLLSFVTLMKANEKTIEGLLETVTPREGKMQSLEKKRNYYVLYHIVKPFYENYEKELKRNFEIDFTDAIIQATSICREGLWKQYDYILVDEFQDISVDRYKLLQALRSEHPKTKLYCVGDDWQSIFRFAGSDMALFYDFEKFFGYTEVCKIETTYRFHQPMIARSSEFVMKNPAQKKKTIKTPEGDSMKTYLNFAKCSSEDNGVKEKVEEIIASLPKDDSVLLMGRYNYDAMSVGFTGKIDHSDNRIKIKIAGREVFFLSVHSAKGLEADHVILINCNQGAYGFPSLIEDDPILDFVLSRSEQYPFAEERRLFYVAMTRAKKRMYVLYDERKPSPFISEFLVKLEVGSHLCPKCLEGKMVAVKDGVSSNGTKYRSFICSNNEAGCDFFETKFGDLTPPGLLVSEETTAQDIERLRESRRRAKGIGYV
- a CDS encoding NUDIX domain-containing protein; protein product: MEYTYKYPRPAVTADCVVMTNEPLPKVLLIQRGADPYKGAWAFPGGFMNMDETTEQCAIRELEEETGLKVTTVRQIGAYSKVDRDPRGRTITVAYLAIIESPAEVKGQDDAAKAEWFPLTDIPHLAFDHYDIMKDAARVYALNVHVSE